A stretch of DNA from Jiangella alba:
GGTGCTGAACATCCCCTACGTCGAGAAGGACGGCTTCGAGGCCGACGACCTCATCGCCACGCTGGCCACCATGGCCGAGAAGGACGGCATCGACGTCTCCATCTGCACCGGCGACCGCGACGCCTTCCAGCTGGTCACCGACCGCGTCACCGTGCTCTACCCGCGCCGCGGCGTGTCCGACCTCTCCCGCATGACGCCCGAGTCGGTGCACGAGAAGTACGGCCTCACCCCGGCGCAGTACCCCGACTTCGCGGCGCTGCGCGGCGACCCGTCCGACAACCTGCCCAACATCCCGAGCGTGGGGGAGAAGACGGCGGTGAAGTGGGTGGTCGAGTTCGGCGACCTCGAGCAGCTCGTGGCCCGGGCCGACGAGGTCAAGGGCAAGGCCGGCGACGCGCTGCGCGCCCACCTCGGCCAGGTCATGACCAACCGCCAGCTCACCGAGCTGGTCCGCGACGTCCCGCTCGACGTCCGCATCGACGACCTCGTCCGGCAGACGTGGGATCGCGAGGCCGTCCACCAGCTCTTCGACACCCTGCAGTTCCGGGTGCTGCGCGAGCGCCTGTACGAGTACCTCGAGCCCGACACCGCGCCCGAGGCCGAAGAGGGCTTCGACATCGACGCCGTGCACCTGCAGCCCGGCGAGGTGGCCGGCTGGCTGGCCGAGCACGTCGGCCAGGGCCGGGCCGGGCTGTCGGTGCGTGGCCACTGGGCCCGCGGCACCGGCGAGATCACCGAGGTGGCGGTGGCCACGTCCGACGGCACCGGCGCGTGGTTCGAGCCGGCCGGGCTGACCCCCGACGACGACGCCGCGGTCGCCGCCTGGCTGGCCGACCCCGCCCGCGGCAAGGTCATGCACGACGCCAAGGGCCCCATGCACGCGCTGGCCGCCCGCGGCTGGCCGCTGCAGGGCCTGGCCGCCGACACCGAGCTCACGGCGTTCCTCGCGCTGCCCGGCCAGCGCTCCTACAACCTCGCCGACCTCGTGCTGCGCTTCCTCAGCCGCGAGCTGCGCGCCGAAGACTCCGGCGCCGCCGTCCAGCTGTCCCTCGACGGCGGCGACGAAGAGCAGCTGGGCGCCGACGAGACCGTCCGCGCCCGTGCCGTCCTCGACCTCGCCGAGGCGCTCGAGGCCGAGCTCGACAAGAAGGGCGGCCACACCCTGCTCGAGCAGGTCGAGCTGCCGCTGGTCGGCGTGCTGGCCGGCATGGAGCGGGCCGGCATCGCCGTCGACCTCGACCACCTGCACGCGCTCGAGTCCGAGTTCGCCGGCAACGTCGCGAAGGCCACCGACGACGCCTACGACGCCATCGGCCGCCGCGACGTCAACCTCGGCTCGCCGAAGCAGCTGCAGGCCATCCTCTTCGACGACCTCGGCATGCCGAAGACGAAGCGCACCAAGACCGGCTACACCACCGACGCCGACTCCCTGGCCGAGCTGTACGCGAAGACCGAGCACCCGTTCCTCGCGGCGCTGCTGCGCCACCGCGACGCGTCCAAGCTGCGGGTCACCGTCGAAGGGCTGCTGAGCTCGGTCTCCGACGACGGCCGCATCCACACCACGTTCGTGCAGACCATCGCGGCCACCGGGCGGCTGTCGTCCACCGACCCCAACCTGCAGAACATCCCCATCCGCACCGACGAGGGGCGGCGCATCCGCGAGGCGTTCGTCGTGGGGGCCGGCTGCGAGGCGCTGCTCAGCGCCGACTACAGCCAGATCGAGATGCGCATCATGGCGCACCTCTCCGACGACCAAGCGCTCATCGAGGCGTTCGCGTCGGGCATGGACTTCCACTCCGTCACCGCGTCGCGGGTGTTCGACGTCCCGGCCGACGAGGTCAGCCCGGCGCAGCGGGCCAAGATCAAGGCGATGAACTACGGCCTGGCCTACGGGCTGTCGTCGTACGGGCTGTCGCGGCAACTGAACATCCCCAACGCCGAGGCGCAGGGCCTCATGGACGAGTACTTCGAGACCTTCGGCGGGGTACGCGACTACCTCAGCGAGGTGGTCGAGCGGGCCCGCATGGTCGGCTGGACCGAGACCATGCTCGGCCGCCGCCGCTACCTTCCCGACCTCACCAGCGAGAACCGGCAGCGCCGCGAGATGGCCGAGCGCATGGCGCTCAACGCGCCCATCCAGGGGTCGGCGGCCGACATCGTCAAGGTGGCCATGCTGAAGGTCGAGCAGGCGCTGGCCACCGAGAAGCTGGCGTCGCGCATGCTGCTGCAGGTGCACGACGAGCTCGTGCTCGAGGTGGCCGAGGGCGAGCGCGTCCAGGTCGAGGAGCTGGTCCGGCGCGAGATGGGCGCGGCCTATCCGCTGCGGGTGCCGCTCGACGTCTCGGTCGGAATCGGCCGCACCTGGCACGAAGCGGGCCACTGAGTCCTCCGTGTAAACCACACGTTGGTCGGCTGTTTGCATTGTGGGGTAGACCGAACGGACGATCACATGCGAGGCTCGTGGGGACGTCGTGAGAACGGGAGTCCGCATTGCGACCTGTGTTCCGAGCCGCTGGGGCCGTCGTGGCGACCTCGGGGGTTCTCTGCCTAGGCGGAGCGGCAGGTCTCCCGGGACCGACCGCCCTGGTCTCCTCGTCCGACTATCCCGGTGACGACGGCTCCGACGGCATCTATCAGGGCCGCGGCGACGCCATCATCTCCAGCGATCCGACTGACGGTCAGGCCTCGGTCACGGTGGTCGCCGACAATGCGGCGGCCGTCGCGGCCGGCTTCATCGTCGGCTCCACGCCGTCGGCCGGTGTCGTCGCGCAGACCCTCGCCAGCGGCCTGGGCATCCCCGGCATCGTGCTCGAGGCGTACCAGAACGCCGCGGCGCAGCTGACGCTGCAGAACCCGGGCTGCGGCATGCGCTGGGAGATCCTCGCCGGCATCGGCAAGATCGAGTCCGGGCACGCCAACGGCGGTCAGGTCGCGGCCAACGGCGACGTCGTGCCGCGCATCGTCGGCCCCGCCCTCAACGGCAACGGCTTCGCGTCCATCGGCGACAGCGACGGCGGCCGCTGGGACGGCGACACCGTCTGGGACCGCGCCGTCGGCCCCATGCAGTTCATCCCGGGCACCTGGAAGGCGTACGGCGCCGACGGCAACGGCGACAGCGTCGTCGACCCGCACAACGTCTTCGACGCCACCGTCGCGGCCGCGAAGTACCTGTGCGCCGGCGGCGGCAACCTCGCCGACGAGGCGCAGTTGCGGGCGGCGCTGCTGCGCTACAACCCGTCC
This window harbors:
- the polA gene encoding DNA polymerase I, producing MVAASDTPRLLLLDGHSLAYRAFYALKDANLVTTTGQHTEGVYGFTSMLINVLRDEAPTHVAVAFDVSRKTFRSEAFPEYKANRSKSPEEFSGQLDLVKEVLTVLNIPYVEKDGFEADDLIATLATMAEKDGIDVSICTGDRDAFQLVTDRVTVLYPRRGVSDLSRMTPESVHEKYGLTPAQYPDFAALRGDPSDNLPNIPSVGEKTAVKWVVEFGDLEQLVARADEVKGKAGDALRAHLGQVMTNRQLTELVRDVPLDVRIDDLVRQTWDREAVHQLFDTLQFRVLRERLYEYLEPDTAPEAEEGFDIDAVHLQPGEVAGWLAEHVGQGRAGLSVRGHWARGTGEITEVAVATSDGTGAWFEPAGLTPDDDAAVAAWLADPARGKVMHDAKGPMHALAARGWPLQGLAADTELTAFLALPGQRSYNLADLVLRFLSRELRAEDSGAAVQLSLDGGDEEQLGADETVRARAVLDLAEALEAELDKKGGHTLLEQVELPLVGVLAGMERAGIAVDLDHLHALESEFAGNVAKATDDAYDAIGRRDVNLGSPKQLQAILFDDLGMPKTKRTKTGYTTDADSLAELYAKTEHPFLAALLRHRDASKLRVTVEGLLSSVSDDGRIHTTFVQTIAATGRLSSTDPNLQNIPIRTDEGRRIREAFVVGAGCEALLSADYSQIEMRIMAHLSDDQALIEAFASGMDFHSVTASRVFDVPADEVSPAQRAKIKAMNYGLAYGLSSYGLSRQLNIPNAEAQGLMDEYFETFGGVRDYLSEVVERARMVGWTETMLGRRRYLPDLTSENRQRREMAERMALNAPIQGSAADIVKVAMLKVEQALATEKLASRMLLQVHDELVLEVAEGERVQVEELVRREMGAAYPLRVPLDVSVGIGRTWHEAGH